The Coffea arabica cultivar ET-39 chromosome 9e, Coffea Arabica ET-39 HiFi, whole genome shotgun sequence genome has a window encoding:
- the LOC113732217 gene encoding replication protein A 70 kDa DNA-binding subunit B-like, which translates to MWSEHADGMLRLPEVNACLVRWTSQVQLIEASHVKTTCGSELTKKFRYFVFSDFQGVKVTALTIDENIDRVSDVLVPFKKYRVSKARVYEIPDSSLSVGSYRFYWVLTNDTVIDELIEIDPPKLPCYFRLRSIASCDAVADTENFIDIMGIVLCAFPAREVYFEGGPSVARDYVIVNYELRPVILTLWNEFEAIEGADIMANIAQNPVLICIRLRVTTDNYLSLSTQSSSVILVSPIVQEAGNLRAWFQANKSDLTQMVHERSYANSCVLVPPVASSRISQISFIAQATKFDIGTAWIRGTVSLEYRKGRLWYLACPHCYLPNDFSLNWGIMCRYCSRDIYTFPRACVTLAIKDGTGSLNVIAMGDEAEKLIGINSHRLYQADKEDVHLTDRVASALNGRVMLFYLKHSDHAFRVTKGARYTIVASYDVNDAEAQAA; encoded by the exons ATGTGGTCTGAACATGCTGATGGAATGTTGCGTTTGCCTGAGGTTAATGCTTGTCTGGTTCGTTGGACATCTCAAGTTCAGCTTATTGAGGCATCGCACGTGAAGACAACTTGTGGCAGTGAGCTAACAAAGAAGTTCCGATACTTTGTTTTTTCTGATTTCCAG GGTGTTAAGGTGACTGCACTTACGATTGATGAGAATATTGATCGTGTTAGTGATGTACTTGTGCCATTTAAGAAGTATCGCGTTTCAAAAGCCCGTGTTTATGAGATACCTGACTCTTCTTTGAGTGTTGGTTCTTATCGCTTTTATTGGGTTTTAACTAATGACACTGTAATTGATGAATTAATCGAAATTGACCCTCCAAAACTCCCATGCTATTTTCGCCTACGCTCTATTGCTTCGTGTGACGCTGTTGCCGACACAGAAAACTTCATAG ATATCATGGGAATTGTTTTGTGTGCCTTTCCTGCTAGAGAGGTATATTTTGAAGGAGGCCCATCTGTCGCACGTGACTATGTTATTGTTAACTATGA GCTTAGGCCTGTTATTTTAACTCTTTGGAATGAGTTCGAAGCCATAGAAGGGGCTGACATAATGGCTAATATTGCACAGAATCCGGTTTTGATATGTATCCGTCTTAGGGTGACTACCGATAACT ATTTATCGTTATCTACTCAGTCTTCGTCTGTGATATTGGTTTCCCCAATTGTGCAAGAAGCTGGGAACCTCCGGGCATG GTTTCAAGCTAATAAATCAGACCTCACGCAAATGGTCCACGAGAGGAGTTATGCTAATTCATGTGTATTGGTCCCACCAGTTGCTTCTAGCCGTATAAGTCAGATCTCATTCATTGCACAGGCGacgaagttt GACATAGGAACTGCATGGATAAGAGGCACGGTTTCTCTTGAGTATAGAAAGGGTAGACTATGGTATCTAGCCTGTCCACATTGCTATCTTCCtaatgatttttctttgaaCTGGGGTATCATGTGCCGCTATTGCAGCCGAGACATTTATACTTTCCCTAG GGCTTGTGTGACTCTTGCTATCAAGGATGGCACTGGTTCACTGAATGTAATAGCCATGGGAGATGAGGCCGAGAAGTTAATAGGTATCAATTCTCACCGTTTATATCAGGCTGATAAGGAG GATGTGCATCTTACTGATCGTGTGGCGAGTGCACTTAACGGAAGAGTAATGTTGTTTTATCTTAAGCATTCGGACCATGCTTTTAGGGTTACAAAGGGTGCTCGCTATACAATCGTCGCTTCCTATGACGTGAATGATGCTGAAGCACAAGCTGCCTAA
- the LOC113728852 gene encoding uncharacterized protein — protein sequence MDRNTVRRIHYANMPKEKKDELLQRRRERYARKKAGNMHTAEQSSYSAMPEEQKNKIRQHRRELYAAKKTEHVAPPTASTPVCNVPRVKHCQKNYRAFAKKPPPEQILNASAPETCSSAPNPIPDNNELADLFDSISTKLQSSSSALPSSALPSSLATTPGQSCVPEAYTDSLVGEGTCIINVEPSDSSKQNGIQQILVSTQLQNSGKRQRTKKGSFSRLKQIPTETLVLPDAPMCQHCSAKRFHLEPPNFCCSGGEVSVVHPVMPYDLFRLYSGTDEDCVHFRKNVRTYNNNLAFSTFAAKYDKDLTKNTKGVYTFRVQGQIYHLLNSLKPNGHPPTGIQLYFYDQEEELSKRLDASPRLRDSTLKLLMGILEQNPYTKVFKSLRELPNLDDHSIFLNSNPGLDQRLYNMPTSSEVAAIWTETDNEALDKGAHIQVYTHANTSHRIQHYFACYDSLQYPLLFPRGEAGWHYGIPRNTTTDKRKRKETDDGGLVDAAQIGTAIGLIQRENEAAEEGKKKRDTVSAREYYCYKLQIRDNDRSMLLHTGRLLQQFAVDIYVKIETSRLEFHRKKQKEIRTEILKGVTDSISSGQTEGSKVGRRVYLPSSFIGGPRDMRRRYIDAMSLVQRYGKPDIFITMTCNRMWKEIQDNLKYGEEAQDRPDLVSRVFRAKLELLKAEITKKKIFGEVAACVYVIEFQKRGLPHAHMLIILKPEYKPLNPEAYDMIVSAEIPDPAKQPHLHFLVMKHMLHGPCGSLKKDNVCMKDGVCKNHYPKSFTDYTTYTEDGYPHYRRRMDGRCVRVRDHLLDNRWVVPYNPYLLALFDCHLNVEICSTVKLVKYLYKYVYKGHDRVSFYIHSDKTFEDVDEISDFQSGRWVAAAEAFWRIFRFGLNEMTPSVYALQVHLPGEQMVSFHRKTNLADLVADVDFSKTMLTEFFYMNQTNKYAQELKLLYKQFPEFFVWKPAKKRWSQRKRRKVVGRLVTVSPAEGERYFLRLLLSCVCAPASFDHLLTVNGIRMNSYREAAFQMGLLQSDTYIEDTLDEAATFQMPSSLRSLFAVMLAFCSPSNPKHLWEKYETELSRDYQKHSSLTGYSSEYIRMLVLQELSKFLEQMGKSVNDFHLVSDYLGVTLDQRITKEIEAERSVQFAEEDLLMSSKFNAGQKCAYDSIMAQVFSTKAQSFFIDGPGGTGKTFLYRSLLATLRSQGYIAIAVASSGVAASILPGGRTAHSRFKIPLDISKTKACQVSKQSSIAKLLIEAKLILWDEASMAKKETIEAFDMLLRDIMESDDPFGGKVVVFGGDFRQTLPVIRDATRDVLVQSSFVNSPLWSALQKITLTENMRAVMDRAFSEFLLRIGEGREPEDKDGKISLCKDMIIPYDGKEASLNRLIESVFGDLNIYASDPYQMINRCILSPTNNAVDDVNQIIIDRFPKDPHVYISSDRTLNEKDQGDYEDFLNSLSPKGLPPHKLILKENCPVILLRNLNPMEGLCNGTRLICRELRHNTICAEIAVGQYCGKKVFLPKIPLQTSDGEKNGIPFKRTQFPIKLCFAMTINKSQGQTLDDVGIYLREPVFSHGQLYVALSRAKSSSAVKVLIVPATYRDTVTECKTRNVVFDEVLTLAKQ from the exons ATGGACCGCAATACCGTTAGACGTATACATTATGCTAATAtgccaaaagagaaaaaggatgaGTTATTGCAGCGAAGACGGGAGCGGTATGCTAGGAAAAAGGCAGGTAACATGCATACTGCTGAGCAATCTAGCTATTCAGCTATGCCAGAagagcaaaaaaataaaattcgcCAGCACAGGAGGGAGTTATATGCTGCGAAAAAAACAGAGCACGTTGCTCCACCCACGGCTTCTACTCCTGTGTGCAATGTCCCCAGAGTTAAACATTGTCAGAAAAACTATAGGGCCTTTGCCAAGAAGCCTCCCCCAGAGCAAATTCTGAATGCTTCTGCACCTGAGACGTGCAGCTCTGCACCAAACCCTATTCCTGACAATAATGAATTAGCTGATTTGTTTGATAGCATATCCACAAAACTCCAGTCATCATCATCTGCTTTGCCTTCATCTGCTTTGCCCTCTTCTTTAGCTACTACTCCTGGGCAGTCTTGTGTGCCTGAAG CGTATACTGACTCCCTGGTTGGAGAAGGAACTTGTATCATCAATGTTGAACCATCTGATTCCTCTAAACAAAACGGCATCCAACAGATTCTTGTTAGCACACAACTCCAAAATAGCG GTAAGCGACAAAGGACCAAAAAAGGCAGTTTTTCTCGCTTGAAACAGATTCCAACTGAAACATTGGTCCTCCCTGATGCGCCAATGTGTCAACACTGCAGTGCTAAGCGATTCCATTTGGAACCTCCGAATTTTTGCTGTTCAGGTGGTGAGGTTTCGGTTGTTCATCCTGTGATGCCTTACGACCTCTTCCGGCTCTATTCTGGTACAGATGAGGACTGCGTTCATTTCCGGAAGAATGTCCGCACATACAATAATAATCTTGCCTTTAGCACTTTTGCTGCAAAATATGATAAGGATCTGACCAAGAATACTAAGGGAGTTTACACTTTTCGTGTACAAGGCCAAATTTATCACCTTCTGAATAGTCTGAAGCCAAATGGCCATCCTCCTACTGGTATCCAGCTATACTTCTATGATCAAGAGGAGGAACTGTCGAAGAGACTTGATGCTTCTCCAAGATTACGTGACAGCACTCTTAAACTCCTAATGGGTATTCTTGAACAGAATCCTTATACCAAGGTTTTCAAGTCGCTAAGAGAACTTCCTAATCTGGATGACCATAGTATATTTCTTAATTCCAATCCAGGGCTTGATCAGCGTTTATATAACATGCCAACGTCTTCAGAAGTTGCTGCAATATGGACAGAGACTGACAATGAAGCCTTAGACAAGGGCGCCCACATACAAGTTTATACTCATGCAAATACAAGCCATAGAATTCAGCACTATTTTGCGTGCTACGATTCTCTGCAATATCCGCTATTGTTTCCTCGAGGTGAAGCTGGCTGGCACTATGGTATTCCAAGAAACACCACTACTGATAAAAGAAAGAGGAAGGAAACTGATGATGGTGGTCTTGTTGATGCCGCTCAAATAGGAACAGCTATTGGTCTTATTCAAAGGGAAAATGAAG ctgCTGAGGAGGGAAAAAAGAAACGTGACACTGTTTCTGCTCGAGAATATTATTGCTACAAATTGCAGATTAGAGACAATGATAGGTCAATGCTCTTGCACACAGGGAGACTCTTGCAGCAGTTCGCCGTTGATATTTATGTTAAGATAGAGACCTCTAGGCTTGAATTCCataggaaaaaacaaaaagaaattagaACTGAAATTCTTAAAGGTGTAACAGATAGCATCTCTTCTGGTCAGACCGAAGGTAGTAAGGTTGGCCGAAGAGTTTACCTTCCATCTTCCTTTATTGGTGGTCCAAGGGACATGAGACGGAGGTATATAGATGCTATGTCTTTGGTCCAGAGGTACGGTAAACCTGACATATTCATTACCATGACTTGTAATAGGATGTGGAAGGAAATACAGGACAACCTCAAATACGGAGAAGAAGCTCAGGATAGACCTGATTTAGTTTCAAGAGTGTTTAGAGCAAAGTTGGAATTATTAAAGGCTGAAatcacaaaaaagaaaatatttggtGAAGTTGCTGCTTGTGTGTATGTGATTGAGTTTCAAAAGAGAGGACTTCCTCATGCTCATATGTTGATCATTTTGAAACCAGAATATAAGCCCCTCAATCCTGAAGCTTATGACATGATAGTTTCGGCTGAAATACCTGATCCTGCGAAGCAACCTCATTTGCACTTTCTGGTTATGAAACACATGTTGCATGGTCCATGTGGTTCGTTAAAAAAAGATAATGTTTGTATGAAAGATGGAGTGTGCAAGAACCATTATCCAAAGAGCTTCACTGACTACACAACTTATACAGAGGATGGTTATCCTCATTATAGGAGAAGGATGGATGGTCGCTGTGTAAGAGTAAGGGATCATTTGTTAGATAACAGATGGGTTGTTCCATATAATCCATACCTTCTAGCATTGTTTGACTGCCACTTGAATGTGGAAATCTGTTCCACTGTTAAGTTAGTTAAGTATCTGTACAAATATGTTTATAAAGGACATGATCGTGTGAGCTTTTATATCCACTCTGACAAAACCTTTGAAGATGTTGATGAGATTTCCGACTTCCAGTCTGGGCGATGGGTCGCTGCTGCAGAAGCTTTTTGGCGCATATTTCGGTTTGGTTTAAATGAAATGACCCCGAGCGTCTACGCATTACAGGTCCATCTGCCTGGAGAGCAAATGGTTTCTTTTCACAGAAAAACTAATCTTGCTGATTTGGTTGCTGATGTTGACTTCTCAAAGACAATGCTGACTGAGTTCTTTTATATGAATCAAACAAATAAGTATGCTCAGGAGCTCAAGCTGCTTTACAAACAATTTCCTGAGTTTTTTGTATGGAAGCCAGCCAAGAAGCGTTGGTCTCAAAGAAAACGGCGAAAAGTTGTTGGCCGATTGGTGACTGTTAGCCCAGCAGAAGGAGAAAGATATTTCTTGAGGTTGCTTTTGTCTTGTGTCTGTGCACCTGCTTCATTTGACCACTTGTTGACTGTAAATGGCATACGTATGAATTCCTACAGAGAAGCTGCTTTCCAAATGGGATTGTTACAATCAGATACGTATATCGAAGACACCCTTGATGAGGCTGCTACTTTCCAGATGCCTTCTTCGCTCAGAAGCTTATTTGCTGTGATGCTAGCTTTCTGCTCCCCATCAAACCCCAAACACCTGTGGGAAAAGTATGAAACTGAACTATCAAGGGATTATCAAAAACATAGTTCACTCACTGGATATTCTTCTGAATACATCAGAATGTTGGTTCTTCAGGAGCTcagcaaatttttggaacaaaTGGGTAAAAGTGTAAATGATTTTCACTTGGTTTCTGATTATCTTGGTGTTACATTGGATCAGCGGATTACAAAGGAAATTGAAGCTGAGAGAAGTGTTCAGTTCGCAGAGGAGGATTTGCTAATGTCTTCAAAATTTAATGCAGGTCAGAAATGTGCCTATGACTCTATCATGGCACAAGTTTTCTCGACCAAAGCCCAAAGTTTTTTCATCGACGGCCCTGGTGGAACGGGGAAAACTTTTCTTTATCGATCACTCCTTGCTACACTGCGTTCTCAAGGCTATATAGCCATTGCTGTAGCATCGTCCGGTGTTGCTGCCTCCATTCTTCCTGGTGGGAGGACTGCGCATTCGCGCTTTAAGATCCCTCTTGACATATCTAAAACTAAGGCTTGCCAAGTTAGTAAGCAAAGCTCTATTGCTAAGTTGCTTATAGAGGCCAAACTTATATTGTGGGATGAAGCTTCAATGGCTAAGAAGGAAACAATCGAAGCATTTGATATGCTTCTTAGAGATATAATGGAAAGCGATGATCCTTTTGGTGGCAAGGTAGTGGTTTTCGGAGGTGATTTCCGGCAGACCCTACCTGTGATTCGAGATGCAACTAGAGATGTTTTGGTTCAGTCAAGTTTTGTTAACTCCCCTCTCTGGAGTGCTTTGCAGAAAATTACTTTAACTGAAAATATGAGGGCTGTTATGGATCGTGCTTTCTCTGAATTCTTGCTACGGATAGGCGAGGGCCGTGAACCAGAAGACAAAGACGGCAAAATATCTTTATGTAAGGATATGATCATCCCTTATGATGGAAAGGAAGCTTCTCTTAACAG GTTAATAGAATCTGTTTTTGGTGATCTAAACATCTATGCTTCAGATCCATATCAGATGATTAATCGGTGTATTCTATCACCAACAAACAATGCTGTTGATGATGTTAACCAGATCATTATTGATAGGTTTCCTAAAGATCCGCATGTTTATATAAGTTCTGATAGAACTTTAAATGAGAAAGATCAAGGCGACTATGAAGACTTTCTCAATTCTTTAAGTCCAAAGGGGTTACCCCCTCATAAGCTGATCTTAAAGGAGAACTGTCCAGTTATTCTTCTCAGAAACTTAAACCCAATGGAAGGCCTTTGTAATGGCACCAGGCTTATATGCCGAGAGCTCCGGCACAACACTATTTGTGCAGAGATTGCAGTGGGTCAGTACTGCGGTAAAAAAGTCTTCTTGCCAAAGATTCCTCTCCAAACTTCCGACGGCGAAAAGAATGGCATACCCTTTAAAAGAACTCAGTTTCCTATCAAATTGTGTTTTGCCATGACGATAAACAAGTCTCAAGGACAGACTTTGGATGATGTAGGGATTTACTTGCGTGAACCTGTTTTTTCTCATGGCCAGCTATACGTTGCCCTTTCCCGTGCAAAAAGTTCATCTGCAGTTAAAGTCCTAATAGTGCCAGCAACATATCGTGACACAGTCACTGAATGCAAAACTAGAAATGTGGTCTTTGATGAAGTTCTTACGTTAGCTAAGCAGTAG
- the LOC140014611 gene encoding replication protein A 70 kDa DNA-binding subunit B-like — MVNLLCIADIRPRMRGWSAHVTVQEKMHVASSQKSPTRYQKFVFADEQGSRVEGIMFNAAIEKMGTKLHVFKKYLISNADVREIEERYQTNGLTMQWVISTQTVVEELNEQGSIVLPSEFAPISFKDLASYADSKSQTVDIMAVVVDAMPVVPIKNDSQESFVQRFLIVNEEMVPTVLSLWNAFVENEGKLLTDHRNRHPVVICRRLKVVTYNGIALSTRNDSVIVVDPPVGDARSLKNWASRNDKELLALRRDKPYSNQSPKMFYGPQQKLTAIRDVLPTEKCRRITSADYGCTYTCNHCNEKCRFDIDLTDETDTLTASVFGEQAEALLGFTALQAIDSFNKNEDLPLARTHEALKNKMFIVQLKPGSTRNDGSYQNYTVVYYFEENAETASAENQMHVGSKSGTDKESYLQNSNDQATSSVALPPEKEELPSKTRRCLRSSFDESEEATSKKQRNK, encoded by the exons ATGGTGAATCTGCTCTGCATTGCTGATATCAGACCAAGAATGAGAGGATGGTCAGCCCACGTTACTGTTCAGGAAAAGATGCACGTTGCTTCTTCACAAAAGTCTCCCACAAGATACCAGAAATTTGTTTTTGCTGATGAACAG GGATCCAGAGTTGAGGGAATTATGTTTAATGCTGCTATTGAAAAGATGGGAACAAAACTCCATGTTTTTAAGAAGTATCTGATATCAAATGCTGATGTCAGAGAAATTGAGGAGCGGTATCAAACTAATGGCCTTACGATGCAGTGGGTGATAAGCACACAAACTGTTGTTGAGGAGCTTAATGAACAGGGGAGCATTGTTTTGCCGTCCGAGTTCGCTCCTATAAGCTTTAAAGACTTAGCCAGTTATGCTGATTCAAAGTCTCAAACTGTTG ATATTATGGCCGTAGTTGTTGACGCAATGCCTGTTGTTCCAATTAAAAATGATTCGCAGGAGTCATTTGTCCAGAGATTTCTTATTGTGAATGAAGA GATGGTCCCTACTGTGCTATCTTTGTGGAATGCATTTGTCGAGAATGAAGGGAAGCTACTTACAGACCACCGCAACAGGCATCCAGTTGTTATATGCCGTAGACTTAAAGTTGTCACGTACAATG GAATAGCACTGTCAACAAGAAATGACTCAGTAATTGTTGTTGATCCACCTGTTGGAGATGCTAGAAGCCTAAAAAATTG GGCATCAAGGAATGACAAGGAATTACTTGCTCTCCGCCGTGATAAGCCGTATAGTAACCAATCTCCTAAAATGTTCTACGGCCCTCAACAAAAACTAACTGCTATACGAGATGTTTTGCCAACTGAAAAG TGCCGTCGCATAACTTCAGCTGACTATGGATGCACTTATACTTGCAACCATTGCAATGAAAA ATGCCGCTTTGATATTGACCTTACTGATGAAACTGACACGCTTACAGCATCAGTTTTTGGTGAACAAGCCGAGGCATTGCTTGGATTTACTGCTTTACAAGCAATAGATTCCTTCAACAAG AATGAAGACCTGCCTTTAGCTAGGACCCATGAAGCCTTGAAGAATAAAATGTTCATAGTACAACTTAAACCAGGAAGCACAAGAAATGATGGATCATATCAGAACTACACTGTTGTATattattttgaagaaaatgcTGAGACTGCCTCTGCTGAGAATCAGATGCATGTTGGTTCGAAATCTGGGACTG ACAAGGAGAGCTACCTTCAGAATAGTAATGATCAGGCTACTTCTTCTGTTGCTTTACCTCCAG agAAAGAAGAATTGCCATCTAAAACACGCCGCTGTCTTCGAAGTAGTTTTGATGAATCTGAGGAAGCCACTTCAAAGAAGCAGCGCAACAAATAG